The genomic interval AAACCGTGAAAACAGTCTAAACCTATGCTGCCTTAGAAACTCTGCTAAATAAGAGTCAAGTTTTTgatgataaaagaaattattctCAAAAGTGTGTTATGGTCATCTTCAACATGACCATCTTTACTTAAAGGTTGAACCCATCAAGAGACACCTGTGGTTGGCAGCATCTTTCACTGTACACCTCAACTAAACCTTGTTCTATTTGGACACCTGGGGTAGGGCCCGACTGTGTCATTAAGACATTTTTTGCTAACATGGCACCGTGAGTGTAATACATCCAATCTAGGCGCATGAGAGGctcatttttttccttgaattttttttctcatctCTTTATTTTCTCAGCTCCTCCGATCCGCCATTCCCATGACCTCTGTTATCACCacatttccttttcctttccttcctcTTTCACCACCATACCCAGGAAAAGAACCTTAGCAAATAAGTTTTTACTGTATTGGTCAAATCAACACTGATGGGTGAAcacaagtaaaagaaaacaaaccCATGATTGAGCAAAAGCCATGAGCACAGTACCTTAAGAAAATcatagaggttttttttttttttttttttgatgacagaAAATTATAGAGTTTTACCTACTTGATTTCTTGctagtttcaattttttaactatatttgtcaatgaccaaaaaaaaaaaagagggagaaagATGTGCTGGTGTTAATAGTGGAGATTTAGGGGAAGGTTGGTTGTGAGAAAGGAACAAGAAGAGATGGGGAAGGGAGAATGATATTCTGAGAAAAAGAAACAGAAAGAAAGCGAGGGATTAAAATGCGGGAgcgattttgaaataaaaatttaaaaaatggaacaaagaaaaagggagaaaagttGTGGCGGTGTTAATGCTGGGGATCTAGGTGAAGGTTGGCAGGAAGGAGGGATCGAAGACAAAGCACAAGAAGGCCCCGGGGGGTTCTAGGGGATAGAGattctaaagaaaaaaaaagtaaaaaagaggttctttttaaataaaatttccaCGTGTCGCATATGAATTCGTCTAGTTTTCGACGGAGAAGGCACTTGGCAAGCTTAAGCTGATTTTGAGAATGTGTAAAAAGTGTCTAAATTTCACGGTCGGGCCCTACCCcaggtgtctaaatggaacactGTTTACTTGAGGTGTCTAAGTGAAAGATGTTGTCAACCACAGGTGTCTCCCGATGGATTCAACCTTACTTAAAACGCCTTCATACCAAGAAGCATAGAAGATAGCCTATCATTGTCCCGACATCCaacaaaacaaagtaaaaacCAAAATGAGAGGAAGAAGGAAATTATTGAATCTGGATGGAAAAAGAATACAGTtttaggccccgtttgtccatagataccaaaaaaaaattcacttttttttggaattttggagttggagttggaaatgtgtttggccatagtttttgaaattgtagtttttggtgaaatgtagttgtaaaaaagtgaaaaaagtgaaatttttttgaaaaacaagttttttgagtttttggtattccggaatacaacttcaagttgtattcggaattctcatggccaaacgctgattccggaaaaaagtgaaagaaatttccggaataaagtgaataattcttatggccaaacaggGGCTTAAAGTGAACAAGTAGGAAATTCACCTATTCTGCGTATGCTAACTTAGTTCATTGACAGGCAACGGACAAAGAGCAAACTCACATGATAGAGGGATTTAACTTGTCTAAATCACTGAAGGAGACGAATGATGGATGAACAACAGGCAAACAACAAATACTTAAGAGATTATCTCATGCAGCATTACATCTCATTGCTGCCACTCTAATAGAATTTCTTATGTAAACTGTTGCAGAAACTATCAAACCAAAAGTCACTACAAGATAAAACCATTTGATAATGTAAGAGAGATGTAATTACAAACCTGATGTACAGCATAAGAAGCAGGGTACAGATTCCCTCGATATCCTGTTTCAGGATTTCCATAATCGGCAGAATATGTAAAACCTGAAAGGATAAATcaaaatttctattttaattaGTTGACTGTACTATGAAGTAGATAATAATGATAAGCTCTACAGGAGCAGCAAACTAGTGGTTTGAATACCTGGAGTTGCTGCAGCCAACTGGTGGTTTGAATTACTTGGAGCTGCAGCAGCAGCTGCTGCCCTTACCCTCTTTTCTGCATTTGCAAGCTCAGCATGTAGCTTTTCAATTTCAGAAGTCATAGTAATCTTATGCTTCTCCATTGCTTGACTATATTCAAGGTTGCTGGCATGCATCTTTTTTTCATAGTCAATAGCAGCCCTGTTCATAGAGACAGCACTCCTCAAATATCAACAAGAGTATGAGAGCCTGAGAAACAGCATGTGATGCAGAATGACCAAAATGGCAATATAAACTATAAAGGGGCCCATGTCACAGCAAATTTACGATACTTATAATGTGATTTTCCGTCGCAGTGTCCATTAACATCATAGAGATGCAACTTTGATGCATGCTCgccacaatttttttattttttatgatggTGGTGTCCGGGCAAGCTTGCTTCCATGGGGTACCTGCTACCTCAACCAGCACAGTAGCACAGTTACTGAGTAACTCTGCCCACCAAGGCTTAGACAAATGGGAAGAATCCGCTCGTTTTTTGCATCCactgggatttgaacctgagacctcatagttctcctcccacttcataaatatatagatattttAATTGTTCATTAACAAAGATAAACCTTTAACCACATCTGAACTAAATTAGGGTTAACACATGACATTGGAGAAGGTAAAGTGATATCCATCATATACTAAAGAAGGGAACAAAAAGTTTTGCTCATTAATAAACAAACGCGAAGAACCTTTGCTATAATAGAGTAACACATGATATTGGAGAAGGTGAAGTGATATATCTTCTAGTTTGCCTAgcgagttcttttttttttttttttttcttcaaatgcGGTCTTCAATTGATGTTTTCTTAACCTTTCGAAGACCTTGCGTAAATTTTTGATGTGGTCGgttctttcttttgaaaagaCTACCAACTCGTCCACGTAAGGCTCGCATATGTTATGTAGGAGGTCACTAGATTACCAGCTTCCAATTTGGATATAACTATGACTTCCACAGCAAACAAGGATGTCCACATGTCATTAATTGCAGCTCTCCTCACATGTCTCTGAGATACACTAAGACAGGGCTCACGCTTCTTATATCATGATAAAATATAATTCTCAGGATGTCCCATCGATTTACTGATGTAAACCTTGCATCTAGTTTTGCTAATCTATTTGGTACTATAAGAGTCCTATTTTAGGCAGGTTTTGTTCCGGTTAGATAATGGTGAAACAGGGTTTGAAATATTCTCTCTTTTAAATAAAACACGAATATCTTTTTCTAGAAAGAAATAAAACATTATTATCTGTTTATCATAACTGGATCGACTACAAGTAGAACAAATGGTCAAGGCCAAAGACGATCCAATACATACAAAGGGAGGGCACATAGCTCCGATTTAATTTGCTTTCGCTTCCCGATTTTCAAACCACATAAACTTTGACCAACATCTTAAGATATATTCTTTCACCAAAAAATTGATAGATGTATTCTTTCACCAAATTGTTATGAGAAAAATTACAACTTACagtactttttaaatatatagattttaatcataaaatattgagttactctaatccaatttagcttcaaagtttaggCTCTCGCAAAGCGACAAGTGTCACATAGATTGGGATGAAGGGAGTATATGTTCATttgtcgtaaaaaaaaaaaaatgagatgatAGAGTGGAATAGGTAGTGGTAGTAGTAGTGAGGTTACCTTCCTCGTTGAACTTCCTTATGCATGGACTCAATTTCAGCTTTGATTACAGGAAACTGTTGTAACTCTTCACGAACCTTAAGGAGATCATCCTCCATGTCGTGCAATTTGGCAGTAAGCTCTTTGCGGTCAGCATTTAGGTTCTGTATATCTGTCCTAACTATAGCCATTTCCACACTAAGCTCGTCCACTATACGGACATCAGATTCCTTCTTCCTTGCCTTCTCGTAAACCTCACGGACTTCAGCATCACTTTCGGCTTTGACGGTTGCGGCTGTGGAAGAGAGAAGACGGAGCTCCTGTTGAACGGCAGAGAGGTCCTGTTTAAGAGCCACGTGTGCTGCTGCCAGACGCTGGTTCTCCATCAGCAGGGTTTCGATCTCCCGTTCTCTGTCATCGATTATGACTGATGGGTGAATTTGAGTTTGGGCTTCGGCTGCTGGAAAACGGCGCCGAGAATCATCCGGTACTGGGGTTGGGTAAGGGTCGTGGCGGCGTTTCCGTCCCTTCATCACCACTTCAACACACGCAAACGGACCTCGAAGAGAAACGACTGacttcctttttcatttttttttttgttattatttttttttgtttcaatggGTGATTTAGGGGTTAGCACGGTAATTTCCACAAATTctaagggcccgtttggccacGGTTTCAGTTGATTTGGGTGTTTATTTTAAGTGTTTATTGGCTTTTAAggttttttctatttttttggtgtttgaGAAAGATAAAAAGTGTTCTTAAGAACTTacttttaagtaaaaaaaagaaatctcCGAAAATAGCGAAAGTCAAAAGTTAGGTGATGTATCGCGGTACCAACTTTTGGCTGTTTGACTTATAAgctactttttaaaagcttatcCAAACATCCTCTTGACATATCATTATaacaatatatttaaaaaatgctctcttctctctccatgCAAAACCCTAAAAGAGAGTAAACCCTATTGTCATAATGGTGGTCGGCGGCCAACCACCGATATTGCAACTTCATCTCAATTTCCTCTATTAAATTCCTTAGTTACGAACACAAATCCTTCTACAGTAGAGAAAAATAGTAAAACCCTAGACAAAACCCTAACTTATGCCAATCTTGTTAACATGCAACTAATGGATATGAACATgcatgttatagcccgtacttcgtacgttcggacgtggtgagaagttagggacaagactaggttctaaaattatttcaatgcataagtaggttatgaatattaattatgaacattattggtatggaaatattgagaaaggccaagggtaaaaaagagaaattttgcaaaatggc from Lycium ferocissimum isolate CSIRO_LF1 unplaced genomic scaffold, AGI_CSIRO_Lferr_CH_V1 ctg22385, whole genome shotgun sequence carries:
- the LOC132043270 gene encoding protein FLX-like 1 produces the protein MKGRKRRHDPYPTPVPDDSRRRFPAAEAQTQIHPSVIIDDREREIETLLMENQRLAAAHVALKQDLSAVQQELRLLSSTAATVKAESDAEVREVYEKARKKESDVRIVDELSVEMAIVRTDIQNLNADRKELTAKLHDMEDDLLKVREELQQFPVIKAEIESMHKEVQRGRAAIDYEKKMHASNLEYSQAMEKHKITMTSEIEKLHAELANAEKRVRAAAAAAAPSNSNHQLAAATPGFTYSADYGNPETGYRGNLYPASYAVHQVLFLGMVVKEEGKEKEMW